The following are encoded together in the Nicotiana tabacum cultivar K326 unplaced genomic scaffold, ASM71507v2 Un00001, whole genome shotgun sequence genome:
- the LOC107766144 gene encoding putative serine/threonine-protein kinase PBL21 translates to MPFWHSKGCFSLSCIGKEYPVKNDLPDVTVESDIFDVIVESDIVDLTVKNDLLDLTFEKLRQYTGQFSPDNLVAISQYGKLYRGKMPVGLNQEDETTKDVAIKILFDPRLLRDNKDLVRFEDELKFLQDPRIRGNPNLVKLIGYCREDKILGVVYDLKPRDTLYNLIIQDEFKWLDRVRAALALARLLNFLHCQKSQYLIRNINPAHIVLDKDFNPILFEFGMLLGSALDKTVSQREAGTFGYIDPIVAQCGAWTVKSDVYSFGVLLLDLMSKRVIDLKNTLATAVDLWALKEYKPGCSLVHQSLEDDPYFDRRDGPKMTDLAMQCMDEEEKKRPLMKEVVSRLEALHVVQQHAQRK, encoded by the exons ATGCCTTTCTGGCACTCTAAAG GTTGCTTCAGCCTGTCTTGTATAGGAAAAGAATACCCAGTGAAAAATGATCTTCCTGACGTCACTGTGGAAAGTGATATTTTTGATGTCATAGTGGAAAGTGATATTGTTGATCTCACTGTGAAAAATGATCTTCTTGACCTCACATTTGAGAAATTGAGACAGTATACGGGTCAATTTTCTCCAGATAATCTTGTTGCAATCTCTCAATATGGTAAGCTCTACCGTGGGAAGATGCCTGTGGGTTTGAATCAAGAAGATGAAACTACCAAGGATGTGGCTATCAAGATTCTGTTTGATCCCAGGCTTCTTCGAGACAATAAAGACCTAGTGAGATTTGAG GATGAACTGAAATTCTTGCAAGATCCAAGGATTAGGGGCAATCCGAACTTAGTGAAATTGATTGGATATTGTCGAGAGGATAAAATTCTGGGGGTTGTTTACGATCTCAAACCACGTGACACCTTGTATAACTTGATCATTCAAG ATGAGTTCAAATGGCTGGACAGAGTTAGGGCTGCACTTGCATTAGCTCGCTTGCTGAATTTCTTGCATTGTCAGAAGTCACAATACCTGATTCGCAACATTAATCCAGCTCACATAGTGCTCGACAAG GATTTCAATCCAATCCTGTTTGAATTTGGTATGTTACTTGGAAGTGCTTTGGATAAGACAGTCAGTCAACGTGAAGCTGGAACTTTTGGCTACATTGATCCAATTGTTGCTCAATGTG GTGCGTGGACTGTCAAATCTGATGTTTACTCATTTGGTGTTTTGCTCTTAGATCTTATGAGCAAAAGAGTTATTGATTTGAAAAACACCCTAGCGACTGCAGTTGATTTGTGGGCCTTGAAAGAGTACAAGCCTGGGTGTTCACTTGTGCACCAAAGTCTTGAGGATGATCCATACTTTGATCGTCGTGATGGACCTAAAATGACAGATCTTGCAATGCAGTGTAtggatgaagaagaaaagaagcgACCACTAATGAAAGAAGTTGTTAGCCGTCTGGAGGCTTTACATGTTGTGCAACAGCATGCACAGAGGAAATGA